The following coding sequences lie in one Scatophagus argus isolate fScaArg1 chromosome 9, fScaArg1.pri, whole genome shotgun sequence genomic window:
- the si:dkeyp-97a10.2 gene encoding uncharacterized protein si:dkeyp-97a10.2 isoform X2, with amino-acid sequence MHAGVMDLQCFLCWRVAPLLLLMPCGLQCMSVHILNDEPVHVIPGSSLHLKARIEHGPLEGISAVTWEREPETGVAPEKVTLATCSGRSLQCTSVRPNSHANVEQQQATLQVKGYSSGDSGVYAVTVTDHTGTKTTAHCIVRIYEPVHHVSVSINVSHSLLVCGEAWGTDPHFSWLYERVAITGTVGKVSKDGTTLYVTKNPFCGHFTCMVSNKLGYSSATYSAAPCETGGRGTTAAVVVCLVLLLLFGGVLAFLLWRRHRHIHRGERLHEHLDDNI; translated from the exons ATGCATGCAG GTGTTATGGATCTACAGTGTTTCCTGTGCTGGAGAGTCGCCCCGCTGCTTCTCTTGA TGCCATGTGGGCTCCAGTGCATGTCAGTGCACATCCTCAATGATGAGCCTGTGCATGTAATCCCTGGCTCCAGCCTGCATCTGAAAGCGCGAATCGAGCATGGACCCCTGGAGGGCATCTCGGCGGTGACCTGGGAGCGGGAGCCCGAAACTGGAGTCGCTCCAGAGAAAGTAACGCTGGCCACGTGCTCCGGCAGAAGCCTCCAGTGTACCAGTGTGAGGCCCAATTCCCATGCGAAcgtggagcagcagcaggcgaCGCTTCAGGTTAAGGGATACAGCAGCGGGGACAGCGGCGTGTACGCTGTGACTGTGACAGATCACACGGGGACCAAGACCACGGCACACTGCATCGTCAGGATATACG AGCCGGTGCACCACGTTTCAGTCAGCATCAACGTGTCTCACTCCTTGCTGGTTTGTGGTGAGGCCTGGGGGACGGACCCCCACTTCAGCTGGCTGTATGAGAGAGTCGCCATCACCGGCACTGTGGGAAAAGTCTCCAAAGATGGAACAACATTGTATGTGACCAAGAATCCATTCTGTGGTCACTTCACCTGCATGGTCAGCAACAAGCTGGGCTACAGTTCTGCCACCTACAGTGCAG CGCCTTGTGAGACAGGAGGCAGAGGGACAACGgctgctgtggttgtgtgtctcGTCCTCTTGCTGCTGTTTGGAGGAGTGCTGGCCTTCCTGCTGTGGAG gagacacagacacattcacagaggagagaggctgCACGAACATTTGGACGACAACATctag
- the si:dkeyp-97a10.2 gene encoding uncharacterized protein si:dkeyp-97a10.2 isoform X3, with product MDLQCFLCWRVAPLLLLMPCGLQCMSVHILNDEPVHVIPGSSLHLKARIEHGPLEGISAVTWEREPETGVAPEKVTLATCSGRSLQCTSVRPNSHANVEQQQATLQVKGYSSGDSGVYAVTVTDHTGTKTTAHCIVRIYEPVHHVSVSINVSHSLLVCGEAWGTDPHFSWLYERVAITGTVGKVSKDGTTLYVTKNPFCGHFTCMVSNKLGYSSATYSAAPCETGGRGTTAAVVVCLVLLLLFGGVLAFLLWRRHRHIHRGERLHEHLDDNI from the exons ATGGATCTACAGTGTTTCCTGTGCTGGAGAGTCGCCCCGCTGCTTCTCTTGA TGCCATGTGGGCTCCAGTGCATGTCAGTGCACATCCTCAATGATGAGCCTGTGCATGTAATCCCTGGCTCCAGCCTGCATCTGAAAGCGCGAATCGAGCATGGACCCCTGGAGGGCATCTCGGCGGTGACCTGGGAGCGGGAGCCCGAAACTGGAGTCGCTCCAGAGAAAGTAACGCTGGCCACGTGCTCCGGCAGAAGCCTCCAGTGTACCAGTGTGAGGCCCAATTCCCATGCGAAcgtggagcagcagcaggcgaCGCTTCAGGTTAAGGGATACAGCAGCGGGGACAGCGGCGTGTACGCTGTGACTGTGACAGATCACACGGGGACCAAGACCACGGCACACTGCATCGTCAGGATATACG AGCCGGTGCACCACGTTTCAGTCAGCATCAACGTGTCTCACTCCTTGCTGGTTTGTGGTGAGGCCTGGGGGACGGACCCCCACTTCAGCTGGCTGTATGAGAGAGTCGCCATCACCGGCACTGTGGGAAAAGTCTCCAAAGATGGAACAACATTGTATGTGACCAAGAATCCATTCTGTGGTCACTTCACCTGCATGGTCAGCAACAAGCTGGGCTACAGTTCTGCCACCTACAGTGCAG CGCCTTGTGAGACAGGAGGCAGAGGGACAACGgctgctgtggttgtgtgtctcGTCCTCTTGCTGCTGTTTGGAGGAGTGCTGGCCTTCCTGCTGTGGAG gagacacagacacattcacagaggagagaggctgCACGAACATTTGGACGACAACATctag